In Candidatus Gastranaerophilales bacterium, a single genomic region encodes these proteins:
- a CDS encoding class I SAM-dependent methyltransferase — MSEICKNWSQWLKSTRFSYMDETQLSQTMNWLKLVRDIILNNASIKPNDTVIDIGTGTGLLAFGVLERLNEKGKIIFSDKFEDCLQECKKFLATLDIVPQYEFLLSGCEDIKLPKEAVDKALMRSVMVHILDKQVAINEIYRIIKFGGIFSAFEPIINSNTRYYELVTPDDVNDYEDFKRAESELMSDPNDSLTNFNAESLGANLENAGFKNATIDVQESASRYLVKPNTVPTWFDAPPSPGAKSMKEKFLLYFDEAKVNKFIASVDKTLTGKEIDVKSKVALIRAIKD; from the coding sequence ATGTCAGAAATATGCAAGAATTGGTCACAATGGCTAAAATCAACCCGATTTTCTTATATGGATGAAACTCAACTATCTCAAACTATGAATTGGTTGAAACTTGTTCGTGATATTATCTTGAATAATGCCTCTATTAAGCCGAATGATACTGTAATAGATATCGGTACAGGCACAGGACTACTCGCTTTTGGGGTGCTTGAACGACTAAATGAAAAAGGAAAAATTATTTTTTCTGATAAGTTTGAAGATTGTTTACAAGAATGCAAAAAGTTCTTGGCTACTTTAGATATAGTTCCGCAGTATGAATTTTTGCTTTCAGGTTGTGAAGATATAAAATTGCCTAAAGAAGCTGTGGACAAAGCTCTAATGCGTTCTGTAATGGTTCACATTTTAGATAAACAAGTTGCTATTAACGAGATATATAGAATAATTAAATTCGGTGGAATATTTTCTGCTTTTGAACCTATTATCAACTCAAATACTCGCTATTATGAACTCGTTACTCCTGATGACGTCAATGATTATGAGGATTTTAAAAGGGCTGAATCTGAGCTAATGTCAGACCCTAACGACTCGTTGACTAACTTTAATGCAGAATCTTTGGGGGCTAATCTCGAAAATGCAGGCTTTAAAAATGCAACTATTGATGTTCAAGAATCTGCCTCAAGATATTTAGTAAAGCCAAATACTGTCCCGACTTGGTTTGACGCTCCTCCAAGCCCAGGGGCTAAAAGCATGAAAGAAAAATTCTTATTATATTTTGATGAAGCAAAAGTTAATAAATTTATTGCCTCTGTTGATAAAACATTAACAGGCAAAGAAATTGATGTGAAATCAAAAGTCGCTTTAATCAGGGCGATTAAGGATTAA
- a CDS encoding YifB family Mg chelatase-like AAA ATPase, with protein sequence MVSNILTATVIGLDVYKISVEVDMNNSIPSVSIVGLPDTAITEARERVRSAIKNSGFDFPTKKIIINLAPADIKKEGSNYDLPIAIGILAQSGNIDANKFKETAFIGELSLDGTVRAVKGILPIVAGLKEIGIKEIVVPKENAKEAALIPEMTIWAAPHLSDVVNHFSNDASTQKLMECVEINVDEILLDELNSTNKFDFKDVKGQQKAKKALEIAAAGGHNILMMGPPGSGKTLLSKCFSSILPPLQIEEAIELTKIYSISGLIDSNEPLITKRPFRVVHHTASAIGIIGGGSNPKPGEITLAHRGVLFLDEIVEFPRNVLEVLRQPLEDGEVVISRAQSRVKFPADFTLLAAMNPCPCGYLGDSEKQCTCNEFQINRYRSKLSGPLLDRIDIQIEVPRLKVNDLLNKNFQSESSAEIRKRVISARLMQAERYKGLDIFTNSELTPKLIKKFCPLDSQCEELLKSAIIKFNISGRAYDRLIKLSRTIADLDVSEDIQVQHIAQAIQYRNFIEPEKAQLF encoded by the coding sequence TTGGTTTCAAATATTCTCACAGCAACTGTTATCGGGCTAGATGTTTATAAAATATCAGTCGAAGTTGATATGAACAACTCAATTCCATCTGTATCGATTGTCGGACTGCCTGATACGGCTATAACTGAAGCGAGAGAAAGAGTTCGCTCTGCGATAAAGAACTCCGGCTTTGATTTTCCAACAAAAAAAATCATCATCAATCTTGCACCTGCTGATATTAAAAAGGAAGGTAGCAACTATGACCTGCCAATAGCGATAGGCATTTTGGCACAGAGCGGAAATATTGATGCAAATAAATTTAAAGAAACAGCTTTCATCGGTGAGCTGTCTTTAGATGGCACAGTTCGTGCAGTCAAAGGTATTTTACCGATTGTTGCCGGCTTGAAAGAAATAGGAATAAAAGAGATTGTAGTTCCTAAAGAAAACGCAAAAGAAGCAGCTCTTATTCCCGAAATGACTATTTGGGCGGCTCCGCATTTAAGTGATGTTGTTAATCATTTTTCAAATGACGCATCGACTCAAAAATTGATGGAATGTGTCGAAATAAATGTCGATGAAATTTTACTGGACGAATTAAATTCGACAAATAAATTTGATTTTAAAGATGTTAAAGGTCAACAAAAAGCAAAAAAAGCTTTAGAAATCGCTGCTGCAGGCGGACATAATATATTAATGATGGGTCCTCCGGGGTCAGGAAAAACATTGTTATCAAAGTGTTTTTCCTCCATTTTGCCACCTTTGCAAATAGAAGAAGCGATTGAACTTACAAAAATATATAGTATTTCAGGGTTGATTGACTCAAATGAACCTCTTATTACAAAAAGGCCATTTAGAGTTGTGCACCATACAGCTTCGGCAATAGGAATAATTGGAGGAGGCTCAAATCCCAAACCGGGAGAAATCACTCTTGCACATCGAGGGGTGTTATTTTTGGATGAAATAGTTGAATTTCCGAGGAATGTACTTGAGGTTTTGCGTCAACCACTTGAAGACGGAGAGGTCGTAATTTCAAGAGCACAATCTAGAGTAAAGTTTCCGGCAGATTTCACCCTTTTGGCAGCAATGAATCCTTGCCCCTGCGGATATTTAGGCGACAGCGAAAAACAATGCACATGCAACGAATTTCAAATTAACAGATACCGCTCTAAATTATCAGGACCACTACTTGATAGAATTGATATACAGATTGAAGTTCCAAGACTTAAAGTCAATGACTTGTTAAATAAGAATTTCCAAAGTGAAAGCTCTGCCGAAATAAGGAAAAGAGTAATTTCAGCACGGCTTATGCAAGCTGAACGATATAAAGGGCTTGATATTTTTACAAATTCAGAATTAACGCCAAAATTAATAAAGAAATTTTGCCCGCTTGACTCCCAATGCGAAGAACTTTTAAAAAGTGCAATCATAAAGTTTAACATTTCAGGTCGTGCGTATGACAGACTGATAAAGCTGTCAAGGACTATAGCGGACCTTGACGTCTCTGAAGATATACAAGTTCAGCATATTGCCCAAGCAATTCAGTACCGCAACTTTATCGAACCGGAAAAAGCACAATTATTTTAA
- a CDS encoding tetratricopeptide repeat protein, which produces MVAINNIQQNPIQTVSKIPSQQENRPNKTASAAAVESILSSTSINDSKTLLQEGNTHLRANEFDKAIDCYKKSIELRPDYVDTFYQMGKAYRGMEDYTNAISSLETYTAEKNKDTDAIIMLGECYSDSGYFNKAKAEFSKAITLDPANDLAKRNLKETDNLILSCFAPEKAMKQRQEQAYSNLSQALKMCEKYLSPSYFKDMGDLTVCFDKTAKLGGTSNIAQYENTKQKISVTDSYVYAAPEIVTAYLVHEFVHAKDNDPYTSVREEQDAYQAATEFWVKNSDGINDPEMDYAANLYKENPQKLANRVEEIYKLRDPKIAMTSPNHPKKGGKINASALTQLNNLNAANAYNVIS; this is translated from the coding sequence GTGGTAGCAATAAATAATATACAGCAAAATCCGATTCAGACTGTTTCTAAGATACCGTCACAGCAAGAGAATCGACCGAATAAGACAGCAAGTGCAGCAGCAGTTGAAAGCATATTGTCGTCGACTTCGATTAATGACTCAAAAACCTTGTTACAAGAAGGGAATACGCATCTTAGAGCAAACGAATTTGATAAAGCAATTGACTGTTATAAAAAATCAATAGAACTAAGACCTGATTATGTCGATACCTTTTATCAAATGGGAAAAGCCTATAGGGGAATGGAAGATTATACAAACGCAATCTCATCACTTGAAACCTATACAGCTGAAAAAAACAAAGATACAGATGCAATAATAATGCTTGGGGAATGTTATTCAGACTCAGGATATTTTAATAAAGCTAAAGCTGAATTTTCAAAAGCAATTACACTTGACCCGGCAAATGACCTTGCTAAAAGAAATTTAAAAGAAACAGACAATCTTATTTTAAGTTGTTTTGCACCTGAAAAAGCAATGAAACAGCGTCAAGAGCAAGCCTATAGCAATTTATCACAAGCCTTAAAAATGTGTGAAAAATATCTTTCTCCCTCATATTTCAAAGATATGGGTGACTTAACGGTATGTTTTGACAAGACAGCAAAACTTGGTGGCACATCAAATATAGCCCAATATGAAAACACAAAACAAAAAATCAGCGTAACAGATTCCTACGTCTACGCTGCACCTGAAATTGTAACGGCATATTTGGTTCACGAATTTGTGCACGCAAAAGATAATGACCCCTATACCTCTGTAAGAGAGGAACAAGATGCATATCAAGCAGCTACAGAATTTTGGGTAAAAAATTCAGACGGAATAAATGACCCCGAAATGGATTACGCAGCAAATTTATATAAAGAAAACCCGCAAAAACTAGCAAACAGAGTCGAAGAAATATACAAATTGAGAGACCCTAAAATTGCGATGACGTCACCAAACCACCCGAAAAAAGGCGGTAAAATAAACGCAAGTGCTTTAACTCAATTAAACAATCTGAATGCGGCAAATGCATATAATGTAATCTCCTAG
- a CDS encoding [Fe-Fe] hydrogenase large subunit C-terminal domain-containing protein produces MVLAKVVDVLADKCQNCHACITVCPSKFCNDGSGDHVKINHDLCIGCGQCIEACTWGARVVVDDLQSFLEDIKNGTKLIAVVAPSVAASFPETYLNLNGWLKQLGLSAIFDVSFGAELTVKSYIEYLKTTGAKTIISQPCPAIVNYIELYRPELLQYLAPADSPMLHMIKMIKEFYPQYKDHKVAVISPCIAKKREFEATGFGDYNITMTKLKDYLNDTNTNLIKYPRVEYDNPPAERAALFSTPGGLLETAARWDNELRPKIRKIEGPHAIYPYLDHLEKDILREVAPLIVDCLNCEKGCNGGTGTDCKGMSQDYLEAAISRRTKLLQKQYLTCEENDLLNKNVIDSGEKDKLIQDKIIKEIDKYWKPYLYDRKYEDRSNHSIVTHVPKRNYEEIYEAMLKENESDFKNCSACGYGNCKDMAIAIYNGLNKPENCHHYQSKLLRKNLNARKEAVNTFQEIIVKEFDSEHLLAKFKPIIKSIEDISFQTSMLSMNASIEAAHAGEAGAGFDIVAKQVRTLATKSHNETSKIYDSLQDLQKVLDGAVSEFQKQLDVFLSEDKEQIESVKDTSKNEPLKLEGEETKLLADVKD; encoded by the coding sequence GTGGTTTTAGCAAAAGTAGTAGATGTACTGGCAGACAAATGCCAAAATTGTCACGCTTGCATAACAGTGTGCCCATCAAAATTTTGTAATGATGGCAGTGGTGACCACGTAAAAATCAATCACGATTTGTGTATTGGTTGCGGTCAATGTATTGAAGCTTGCACATGGGGAGCAAGGGTAGTAGTTGATGATTTGCAATCATTTTTAGAAGACATAAAAAACGGAACCAAGCTGATTGCAGTAGTAGCACCATCTGTTGCTGCTTCATTTCCCGAAACTTATCTAAACTTAAACGGTTGGCTTAAACAATTGGGGCTTAGTGCAATTTTTGACGTAAGCTTCGGTGCAGAACTAACAGTTAAAAGCTACATTGAATATCTAAAGACCACAGGAGCAAAAACCATTATATCACAACCGTGCCCCGCAATAGTGAATTATATTGAGTTATATCGACCTGAGCTTCTGCAATATTTGGCACCTGCAGATAGTCCGATGTTGCATATGATAAAAATGATTAAAGAATTTTATCCGCAATATAAAGACCATAAAGTTGCGGTTATCTCGCCTTGTATAGCTAAAAAAAGAGAATTTGAAGCCACTGGATTTGGCGATTACAATATAACAATGACAAAACTCAAAGACTATTTAAACGATACCAATACAAATCTTATAAAATATCCGAGGGTTGAATATGATAACCCGCCGGCTGAAAGAGCAGCATTATTTTCGACACCCGGAGGCCTATTGGAAACAGCAGCAAGATGGGATAACGAATTACGTCCGAAAATAAGAAAAATAGAAGGTCCACACGCAATTTATCCTTATCTTGACCATTTAGAAAAGGACATCTTGAGAGAAGTTGCACCACTGATTGTCGATTGTTTGAATTGTGAAAAAGGTTGCAACGGCGGAACAGGAACTGATTGCAAAGGAATGTCTCAAGATTATCTTGAAGCTGCTATTTCAAGGAGAACAAAACTTCTTCAAAAACAATATTTGACCTGTGAAGAAAACGACCTGCTTAACAAAAACGTCATTGATTCTGGAGAAAAAGACAAACTTATTCAAGATAAAATAATAAAAGAAATAGATAAATACTGGAAACCATATTTATATGATAGAAAATATGAAGATCGTTCTAATCATTCTATAGTGACACACGTACCCAAAAGAAACTATGAAGAAATATACGAAGCAATGCTTAAAGAAAACGAATCCGACTTTAAAAATTGCTCAGCTTGCGGATATGGAAATTGCAAAGATATGGCTATTGCAATTTATAACGGACTTAATAAACCTGAAAATTGCCACCACTACCAATCAAAATTATTAAGGAAAAACCTTAACGCAAGAAAAGAAGCTGTAAATACTTTCCAAGAAATAATTGTAAAAGAATTCGACTCAGAACATTTACTGGCAAAATTCAAACCGATTATTAAATCAATTGAAGATATTTCATTCCAAACATCAATGCTCTCAATGAACGCTTCTATAGAAGCTGCTCACGCAGGAGAAGCAGGGGCAGGATTTGACATTGTTGCAAAACAAGTCAGAACTCTTGCAACAAAATCACATAATGAAACATCAAAAATATATGATTCATTGCAAGATTTACAAAAAGTTTTAGATGGTGCTGTTTCAGAATTCCAAAAGCAACTTGACGTCTTTTTAAGTGAAGATAAAGAGCAAATAGAAAGCGTTAAAGACACATCTAAGAATGAACCTTTAAAACTTGAGGGGGAAGAAACTAAACTTTTAGCTGATGTAAAAGACTAA
- a CDS encoding FliM/FliN family flagellar motor switch protein, translated as MTNSQIDSINKFISHFFPNIVSALHKALGKDPFQKFNLTAEGNELLPSDLSDYSAFAIYSRQYKKAKTICSFAVLFPENLAVKIADVFMGGNGDAEKKGALTELQVNSCLKFLDNILEAVAVRYNKICEAPMSPLKELEFRQCADKKHDDWFKDLTPDFVIHLNLKINDSLEFPIHLFLEYEQLIATMSRLGLLKEDIQHLRPDISHMNINLLGDIEIPLVAELGRTQIPIKYAMELTQGSLIELDNDADEPIKLYSEGVEVGTAEIVVVGDTFGVKIKKIIPPEERFR; from the coding sequence ATGACTAACTCTCAAATCGACAGCATTAATAAATTTATATCTCATTTCTTTCCGAATATTGTTTCGGCTTTGCACAAAGCTCTCGGAAAAGACCCTTTTCAAAAATTTAACTTGACCGCTGAAGGTAATGAATTGTTGCCTTCAGATTTAAGCGATTATTCGGCTTTCGCTATATATTCAAGACAGTATAAAAAAGCTAAAACAATATGCTCTTTTGCTGTTTTGTTCCCTGAAAATTTGGCTGTTAAAATAGCTGATGTCTTTATGGGGGGGAATGGCGATGCCGAAAAAAAAGGTGCTTTGACTGAGCTTCAGGTTAATTCTTGTTTAAAATTTTTAGATAATATCTTGGAAGCTGTCGCTGTGCGTTATAATAAAATTTGTGAAGCTCCTATGTCCCCTTTGAAAGAATTAGAGTTCCGCCAATGTGCCGATAAAAAACATGATGATTGGTTCAAAGATTTAACGCCTGATTTCGTCATTCATCTTAATCTTAAAATTAATGATTCGCTTGAATTTCCTATACATTTGTTTTTGGAGTATGAACAACTTATTGCAACAATGTCAAGATTAGGTCTGCTTAAAGAGGATATTCAACATCTAAGACCTGATATATCCCATATGAATATAAATTTACTTGGCGATATTGAAATCCCATTGGTTGCTGAACTCGGTAGAACTCAAATTCCCATTAAATACGCAATGGAGCTTACTCAAGGTTCCTTGATTGAGCTTGATAATGATGCTGACGAACCTATTAAATTATATTCAGAAGGTGTCGAAGTCGGCACTGCCGAAATCGTTGTGGTGGGCGATACTTTCGGGGTTAAAATAAAAAAAATAATTCCTCCTGAAGAAAGATTCAGATAA
- a CDS encoding tetratricopeptide repeat protein: MSVLKYIIESYELFIYGFFIFIFLVLAFLYFYFSRVETCYKKGLLLLEAKDYKGAIRKFKRFLHKYPKSQEGLHKLGLAFFHNKEFEKAALCFDKITEINADFFAAIYNLALSFQMTDDIDEATKLYKKAISINPNDVDTYYNLGIMNFKAKKYEIALSYFQKANEIGPGKPLILYYIARCCDLLNISNNLKVQEHVTKLYLQLIGEEGLPKDYLITAAYSSAKTGQLQKTLLILDKALESNPENANVYKLAAITDLISLNKDGAKSNILIAIDLDPNDDEAYNILQYAEKLINKDNISKESDV; this comes from the coding sequence ATGAGTGTTTTGAAATATATTATTGAATCCTATGAATTATTTATTTATGGATTCTTCATCTTTATTTTTCTAGTGCTCGCTTTTTTGTATTTCTATTTTTCAAGAGTAGAAACTTGTTATAAAAAAGGTCTGTTACTTCTTGAAGCTAAAGATTATAAAGGGGCTATCCGTAAGTTTAAAAGATTTTTACATAAGTACCCAAAATCGCAAGAGGGTCTACACAAACTCGGTTTGGCGTTTTTCCATAACAAAGAATTTGAAAAAGCTGCTCTCTGCTTTGATAAAATAACAGAAATTAATGCTGATTTTTTCGCTGCAATTTATAATTTAGCATTGTCTTTTCAAATGACTGATGACATTGATGAGGCTACTAAGCTTTATAAAAAAGCAATTTCTATAAATCCTAATGATGTGGATACTTATTATAATTTGGGTATAATGAATTTTAAGGCTAAAAAATATGAAATTGCGTTAAGCTATTTTCAAAAAGCAAATGAAATAGGACCCGGAAAGCCACTTATCTTATATTATATTGCCAGATGCTGCGATTTGTTGAATATTTCAAATAACCTCAAAGTGCAAGAACACGTTACCAAGCTATATTTGCAATTAATCGGTGAAGAAGGACTCCCTAAAGATTATTTGATTACTGCTGCTTATTCTTCTGCTAAAACTGGTCAACTTCAAAAAACTTTACTAATTTTGGATAAAGCGTTAGAGTCAAATCCTGAAAATGCAAATGTCTACAAGCTTGCTGCTATTACAGATTTGATATCTTTAAATAAAGATGGGGCAAAATCAAATATTCTAATTGCTATAGACCTTGACCCAAATGACGACGAGGCTTACAATATATTACAATATGCAGAAAAATTAATAAATAAAGACAATATATCGAAAGAGAGTGACGTATGA
- a CDS encoding response regulator: protein MSKTILVIDDSPFVYKTVVRALQGDEQYEVVGNALNGQLGIDLYIEKHPDIITLDVTMPVMDGLETARKLFELNPNVKIVMLSAMGDETLLNEAKELGIKHFLMKPFKPDTLIAKLAEVV from the coding sequence ATGAGCAAAACAATTTTGGTAATAGATGATTCTCCATTTGTATATAAAACGGTGGTCAGAGCATTGCAAGGTGATGAACAATATGAGGTCGTCGGTAATGCTTTAAACGGTCAATTGGGGATTGATTTGTATATTGAAAAACATCCTGATATAATTACTTTGGACGTTACGATGCCCGTTATGGACGGTCTTGAAACGGCTAGAAAACTTTTTGAACTTAATCCTAATGTCAAAATAGTAATGCTTTCTGCAATGGGCGACGAAACTTTGCTCAATGAAGCAAAAGAATTGGGTATTAAACACTTCTTAATGAAACCGTTTAAACCTGATACCCTTATAGCTAAATTAGCTGAAGTTGTATAA
- a CDS encoding chemotaxis protein CheX, with product MIDVLFDFAKKSFEDVTFEVTEEKFNQVQAVEENQTNMLSILIGVAGETNGRILLNTSIDNGKNLAKAMNFGEDLENDEDLYVYLAEFANIFCGRTATYMNNKYGKREIWITPPSIFSAKDLDIVTPNVSSQKAFYKSSYGEFTIDVGQSESICDDF from the coding sequence ATGATTGATGTTTTATTTGATTTTGCTAAAAAATCATTTGAAGATGTAACTTTTGAAGTTACGGAAGAAAAATTTAATCAGGTTCAGGCAGTCGAGGAAAACCAAACTAATATGCTATCCATTTTAATTGGTGTTGCCGGAGAAACAAATGGCAGAATTCTTTTGAATACGTCTATTGATAACGGCAAAAACCTTGCAAAAGCCATGAATTTTGGTGAAGACCTCGAAAACGATGAGGATTTATATGTTTATCTCGCTGAATTTGCTAATATATTCTGCGGCAGAACTGCTACTTATATGAATAATAAATACGGTAAAAGAGAAATTTGGATTACACCACCTTCTATTTTCTCTGCTAAAGACTTAGATATAGTTACTCCTAATGTATCAAGTCAAAAAGCTTTTTATAAAAGCTCTTATGGCGAATTTACAATAGATGTGGGGCAAAGTGAAAGTATTTGCGATGACTTTTAA
- a CDS encoding chemotaxis protein CheX: MKVFAMTFNVVDTFSTVLERLFEFIDMDYKFMCDMPESSLNSTEKYNILIGITGDYEGNIMFCFSQKVAEDIAKNIMGVDKISTIDIFVKAALADFFNEAVKRFANLAKITNMNEENNPKKDYTILTSNPAYISGQDLYMISKVPSRKIFFKINGEKFGLAYSMAKK, encoded by the coding sequence GTGAAAGTATTTGCGATGACTTTTAATGTTGTTGATACCTTTTCTACTGTGCTTGAACGTTTGTTTGAGTTTATAGATATGGATTATAAATTTATGTGTGATATGCCTGAAAGTTCTCTTAATTCAACCGAAAAATATAATATTTTAATCGGTATCACGGGGGATTATGAAGGAAATATAATGTTTTGTTTTTCTCAAAAAGTTGCTGAAGATATCGCTAAAAATATTATGGGCGTAGATAAAATATCTACAATAGACATATTTGTCAAAGCTGCTTTGGCTGACTTTTTTAATGAAGCTGTTAAAAGATTCGCCAATCTTGCAAAAATCACAAATATGAATGAGGAAAATAATCCCAAAAAAGATTATACTATTCTTACATCCAATCCTGCATATATATCAGGACAGGATTTATATATGATCAGCAAAGTCCCTTCAAGAAAAATATTCTTCAAAATCAATGGGGAAAAATTCGGTCTCGCATATAGCATGGCAAAAAAATAG